In Thermococcus camini, a genomic segment contains:
- the moaA gene encoding GTP 3',8-cyclase MoaA — MLYDRFGRPATNLRISLTQDCNFRCFFCHREGQHFNASLELTPSEIERLVRVASHLGIRKVKLTGGEPTVRNDILDVVRRIRPYVVDLSMTTNGSRLKELAKPLAEAGLNRVNVSLHSLKPDVYRRITGVDMLDTVLEGIEEAVKYLSPVKLNMTVMRGLNDGEIWDMVEFAAKTGTILQLIELEAPREMTETRFFRKYFYPLKPVEERLGEMAVETRERRMHRRKKYFIPTDHGIAEVEVVRAMHNTVFCANCTRLRVTSDGKFKTCLLRKEDLIDFVTALRNGASDEELVEIFRQVVLMREPYWK; from the coding sequence GTGCTCTACGACCGCTTCGGCAGACCCGCGACCAACCTCAGGATATCCCTCACCCAGGACTGCAACTTCCGCTGCTTCTTCTGCCACCGCGAGGGACAGCACTTCAACGCGAGCCTTGAGCTGACCCCCTCGGAGATAGAGAGGCTCGTCAGGGTGGCGTCGCACCTTGGAATAAGAAAGGTCAAACTTACCGGAGGAGAGCCCACCGTCAGGAACGACATACTTGATGTGGTAAGGCGCATAAGGCCATACGTGGTCGATCTCTCCATGACCACAAACGGGAGCAGGCTGAAGGAGCTGGCGAAGCCGCTCGCCGAAGCGGGCCTCAACCGCGTCAACGTATCCCTTCACAGCCTGAAGCCAGACGTTTACCGCAGAATCACCGGCGTCGATATGCTCGACACGGTTCTCGAGGGCATAGAGGAGGCGGTAAAGTACCTCAGCCCGGTGAAGCTCAACATGACGGTTATGAGGGGACTGAACGACGGAGAGATATGGGACATGGTGGAGTTCGCCGCGAAGACCGGGACGATACTCCAGCTCATCGAACTCGAGGCCCCGAGGGAGATGACGGAGACCAGGTTCTTCAGGAAGTACTTCTACCCGCTCAAGCCCGTGGAGGAGCGGCTGGGGGAAATGGCCGTGGAGACCCGCGAGAGGAGGATGCACCGGAGGAAGAAGTACTTCATCCCCACCGACCACGGAATAGCTGAGGTCGAGGTGGTCCGGGCGATGCACAACACGGTATTCTGCGCCAACTGCACGAGGCTCCGCGTCACGTCGGACGGGAAGTTCAAGACGTGCCTGCTGAGGAAGGAGGACCTCATCGACTTCGTGACGGCCCTCAGGAACGGCGCAAGCGACGAAGAACTCGTGGAGATATTCCGCCAGGTCGTCCTCATGAGGGAGCCCTACTGGAAATAG
- a CDS encoding DUF835 domain-containing protein: protein MTEIDAVTFVEGLLLAGVSGYLLIRIRLLHRYGELHKREYSMELSVIFSLFALAGIALMVAAATESAPPRAPDIVALTAFIVISILSMRELLRKTPGVISPKGVGIKESSVFLVESENEAKLMMKTFHLKGAPVMAISRRPYEEWVSKFGFSPKTFLWLSNVQHPHAVSPSSLYILREEAVRFMRENPGGVVYVDGIEYMTFYSEFSTIAKFLFTLRDYALTTRAYVVVLASPEALGPTKFNILAREFRRPDFGEIEDTLSEKAFFGTVRKEDLERLLENDSGDVEEKVMPGGPENAGDKGDKNRG from the coding sequence GTGACTGAAATCGACGCCGTGACCTTTGTGGAAGGACTCCTGCTGGCGGGTGTGTCCGGGTACCTTCTCATCAGGATTAGACTTCTCCACCGTTACGGAGAACTCCACAAAAGGGAATACTCCATGGAGCTGTCAGTTATATTCAGCCTCTTCGCACTCGCGGGCATCGCACTCATGGTCGCGGCAGCCACTGAAAGCGCACCGCCAAGGGCTCCCGATATCGTCGCGCTGACGGCATTCATTGTCATTTCAATCCTCTCAATGAGGGAGCTTCTCAGAAAGACTCCCGGCGTCATCTCGCCTAAGGGAGTTGGAATAAAGGAGTCCAGCGTCTTTCTTGTGGAGAGTGAGAACGAAGCGAAGCTCATGATGAAAACGTTCCACCTGAAGGGCGCTCCGGTGATGGCCATCAGCAGACGCCCCTACGAGGAGTGGGTTTCGAAGTTCGGCTTCAGTCCGAAGACGTTCCTGTGGCTCAGCAACGTCCAGCACCCCCATGCTGTCAGTCCCAGCAGCCTGTACATCCTCAGGGAGGAGGCCGTGAGGTTCATGCGCGAGAACCCTGGAGGGGTTGTCTATGTGGATGGAATCGAGTACATGACGTTCTACTCCGAGTTCAGCACCATAGCGAAGTTTCTCTTCACACTCAGGGACTACGCCCTCACAACCAGGGCGTACGTGGTTGTGCTGGCCTCCCCCGAGGCCCTGGGGCCCACGAAGTTCAACATCCTTGCAAGGGAATTCAGGAGGCCGGATTTCGGAGAGATAGAGGATACCCTCTCAGAGAAAGCCTTTTTCGGAACAGTAAGGAAAGAAGACCTCGAAAGGCTCCTCGAGAACGACTCGGGAGACGTGGAAGAAAAGGTTATGCCAGGGGGACCCGAGAATGCCGGCGATAAGGGTGACAAAAACCGAGGCTGA